GCTGCATATAAACGGGAAAATTGAGGTCCCTCCCGACCTCCCCacacctccatttcctcatctagtCCTAGGCTGCAGCAAGGGGCTCTTGAGTCCCTCCTGTAAAGTGCTTGGAAATTAGTACCTGGTGCAtagtgcatgcgtgcatgtgctcagctgtgtccaactctgtgctgtgcttagccactcagtcgtgtcccactcttgcgactccatagactatagcctgccaggctcttctgtccatgggattctccaggcaagaatactggagtgggttgtcatttccttctccagtccaactctttaggaccgcatagactgtagccctccaggctgctctgtccatggaattttctaggcaagaatactggagtgggttgccattcccttctccatggaatcttcccaacccagagatcgaacccatgtctccctcctctcctgcattgacaggcagattctttaatcaCTGCACCACAGCCAGGTGCATAGTAAGTGACTCGTTTGAATCAGTCTCCTCCCATGGGGAGAGTCCCTTTAccagggggtggggagatgaCCCAGAGGTGAACAACAGGGTTAAGGACTGACCTTCAGGGGACCCATAAGTTGAAACTCGGGAATGGGGGGTTTTTATTTGGGTGGCGGGGTTGGCGGGGGGCAGGTTCCAGGTGAGAAAGGCAGTGAGGAAATGGAGTCGGGACTActttgagggggaggggagaggggggctTTCTAAATAGTGAATTTTTTAGCTTGGACGctaaagggaaggagggaggcatTCAGCTGGATAGAGGGGATGGTCAGTgggacaggggtggggggcgTACTTAGAGTGGGGGTAGGGGGCTGGGGAGGTGCACTCAATCTGTCCCCTCTTCCAGGATGGGTTTTCCTGGGGATCCGTGCGGGTGGCAAGTTTGGGGAACTGAAGGACAGTCTCAGGAAGGCAGAGGGTCATGAGGAGAGTTTGAAACAAAATTTCCACAGCAACCCAAGGCTCCGAGTTCCCAGACCAGGCTCTTTCTGACAAAACCACTGAGACCTTCAGGCAGGATAGGAGGGACTCTTAGGAGCCGGGGACCCCGCCTCGCCCCGCCCAGTCAGGCCAGCCAGAACCCTTTATAAAGTTAAGGATGGGGTCATTGGCCCGAGACCGAGCGTCAGTAGGTGGCGCCGGGGCTGAGCCGGCGAGGGCTATGGATTCTGCAGGAAACTCGGGCGGGACCCGTAGATACAAAGGGTCCTCTACGCCCGGCTCCCTGCCCAGCGGGCCTCCAGAAGATGAATGGGGACGGCCGGGCCAATCCGAGAGCAGGATTCACAGCCACTGGCGCAGGAGCCAATCGGATCCCTGGCGTGGCCGCGAGGCGGGGACGGAGCCAATCAGCTGTGAGGACAGGACCAGGGGGGCGGATCCGCGCGGTGTTTCAAATCGACTGGATGGGCGAGGAGCGGCTATGCTCGTCGTCTGGTCAGCCTCGGGAACTGTTGGGTGAGTGCGGGCCGGGGTGTGGTGGGGTTCTGTTCAGAAGGGACGGGagcaggtggggtggggaccTCTAGTTAGGACGGGCACGGCATGTGGAGCTTCTGGGTATAGCCGGATGGACATCGGGGTGTCTGGTCAGCCCACCTCCGCGCGTTGGGTTAGGGCAAACTCGTGAAAGAGTCCCTAATCCAGCCTTGGGCCAAGTGCTGAGGCTCAGCGACGGCCGGCGGGTCCTGactgcctccctcccagcctgAGGCAGATAACGGAAAATAGGCTGGGATGAAAAGACAGTTAATCCAGACACTCACAGCAAGGGACGCCTTGCTGGCAGGCCTTGTCCAGACTCTGCCCTCTCCCGGGCCTCGCTGACCTCACTTCTAGGAAGAATTCCTCTTTCCTGCACCCACGGTTGACAAGCGCCCCACCCCATGGGCCCCAGGACAGGAATCTCTTCCTCTGGTACCCGGTGTCTCACTGGATCCTGGGAGTGGGATGGAGGATACCCTGCTGATCTCCCATTGATCTCCTCCCCAGGGTCTGTGGGAACAGAACAGACTCTTGAACAGTCAGATGGCTTCTCGGTGGCCagctgtgggggcttccctgcgTCGGAGGTCTCTCCAGAACCAGGAGCAGTTGGAGGAGAGCGAGGCCCTGCAGCCTGTAGCCGGCCACCCAGACACCTCCAGCGGggccctgggctccctgtgcAGACAGTTCCAGAGACGGCTGCCCCTGAGAACAGTCAGCCTCAACCTCGGGGTGGGACCCTCCTGGAAACGCCTGGAAACCCCAGAGCCAGGGCAGCAGGGCCTCCAGGCTGCAGCTCGCTCAGCTAAGAGCACCTTGGGTGCCATGTCCCAGGTAATGCCGACCATGTCCAGGTATGGATGTAGGGCTTCCTTGATGTGGAAAAATGGCTGCCCCCAAAGAGCCCCCAAGAATACAGACTCTGTGAAGACAGGGTCCTTGATTTATTACTGTGTCCCCAGCTCTCCAAACAATTCCTAGTACACactagtgtgtgcatgctaagtcgcttcagtcatgtctgactctttgttacactatggactgtagcccactgggctcctctgtccatgggattctctaggcaagaataccggagtgggttgccatgccctcctccaggggaccttcccaatccagggatcgagcccaagtctcctatctcttctgcattggcaggcagtttctttaccactagtgccatctgggaagcccatggcacacagtagatgctcaacaaatagctgaatgagtgaatgaaaacaGTGTTGTGGAGGAAACAGAACATCACGAGACAAGATGATAGAGCTATACTGTGAGAGGAAATTGCATGCAAAGGGCTAATGGTGGGGGAACACCAAAAACAAGCTTAGTCagtgaaggcttcctggagaaggtgactCCATGGAATTCACCCAGGAAAGGGGAGGTATGAGGAGGTAAGGAGAGTGTACAAGACAGGTGAAATAGTCCAGGCCCAGGGTTGAAGGAGAGCAAGATGCTGAAGAGAACTGGCAGGAACTTAGTCTGGGTATGGCTGGAGGACAGAAAGCAAGGCAGGGCGTGAGAAGGTAGGGTGTGTGCCAAACATGTTTAGAAttatttcactgtctcctgggggtAGGTGTGGTCTCCCCCGGTCCTCCCCTTTGAGTCTGTCCAGAAAGAGGGTTTGGATTTAGACCAATGCAGgcttgggctgccatctatggggtcacacagagttggacacgactgaagtgacttagcagcagcaggctccatGAGCCAGAGAGGTTCTGCTGCTGCCCATGCACTTATTCCTGGGGGCCTGAGCTGGGTCCCTGCCATGGAcctgtggcctcatggactcATTCGCATCCTTCACTCTGAGCCTAAAGGCTGCCTGGATCTGTAGGACCAGCTGGTGGGCTGAGGGGTTGGGGGATGCCCTGAGGAATCAGGTAGCTCACTCCTGGCTTGTCCACACTGACTTTTCCATGTCACAGAGGATCCAGGAGTCCTGCCAAAGTGGCACCAAGTGGCTGGTGGAAACCCAGGTGAAagccaggaggaggaagagaggggccCAGAAGGGCAGTAGCCCCCCAGCTTGCAGCCTGAGCCAGAGGAGCACCCGGCTATCTGTGGCCGCCCCTGCCCACTCAACCCTGGACCCCTGGGAGAAAGAGTACCACCGCCTCTCTGTCCAGATGAGCTCCCGTGCCCACCCTTGGCGACGGTCCAGAAGGGAGGCTGCCTTCCGGAGCCCCTACTCCTCGGCAGAGCCCCTCTGCTCCCCTAGGTGAGTGGGGTAGTGCCTGCCCTTCAAATACTAGCTGGGCCCTGGGGGCTGCTGAGCACCTTCAGGACACCCTGAGCTGAGCCACATCCATGCTCTGGCTCAGCTCTGCGCCCCACTATGGGGGACCTGGGGAGGTCCTTCTGGGCCTGAGTTTCCCCACCTGCCAAAGGAAGAGGCAAGCTTAACTCTAAGAGTATCACAGTCACCTAAGCTCCACCAAAAGTTTTTGAAGCCACCTGGCGGGGTCGGTGGGTGGAGGCTCACCTATCTGCAGGATCATCTACCCTTGACAATGGCCTCCAGCTGTTCTCTGCCATCTGCTCCAAGCCTCTCTGACAACACTTCCTAGAATGGGGGTCTGGGATGATTAGTTCCCAGCCCACACGGTCATCTCTGGGGCCTGTACACCAGGTCCCAGTGCTGGGTTAGAATAGGCTCCTGCCACAGGTTTCCAGCTAGTGACTGATACGCATGGTTTTTCCTTCTGTCCAGTGAGTCCGACAGTGACCTGGAGCCTGTGGGGGCAGGAATCCGGCATCTCCAGAAGGTGTCCCAAGAGCTAGAGGAGGCCATCGTAGCGGAGGACAGGTGAGCCAGCTTACCGTGCTTCAAAGGACATGGCCGGGAGAGTCCCCTGCGAGCCAGGCCACTTTTTTAGGCAGGTCTCTTGTTCAGACTCTGCTATGTGAGTCTAacaatctctctccctctctgagcctcagcaacATGCCTTGGTCTCCTCCTTGATCAAATACTTAGGTTGGGGTGGTAGTTAAGAACACACCTGGATGATGTGGCCCCCTGGGCCTTGGGCCCCAAAATGTGTCCATCACATGTGATGGGGTACCTGGTTCCTGAAAGATCCACCCTTCTTCCACCACTCACTCTCCATGGTTCCTCTCCACCATGCCCACCCTGGAACTGGGGAAAGTGACGTGGCTGCTGTGAAATGCCTGGTCTGTCTGCTTAGGACCCTGTCCTGGGGCAGCACCTGGGACTGGAGCTGCCCTAACTGGGGTCATACGTATGTGGCTGTGATAGGCTCTGAGGCGGCTCCCCGCTGGTGCTGACTACATGCCAAGTGGGCCATGTACCCACCACACTGCCAGGTCTGGTCTTGTCTagcctgggtggggaaggcccCTCAGAGCGTGAAGCACCCAGGACAGACAGCAGCACCTGTCCCCACCGCTCTCCCATCTCTAGTGGCGACATGACTGTTTCTCTCATCCGAGACTGAGGACAGCACCCTTCAGGTAATGCCTTCCTTCCAAACCTCTTCCTCAGAGCTTTCTTTTCccttgccctcctcctcctcctcttcctccatgaGCTCATAGGCATATCTGGAACTGAGTCTTTGCTGGAAAAAGATGTTGAGTTGATGGGCCCCACAGAGCCGAAAGCATGCAAATCCTCTGATCCGCTGGGAGCCAGGGCTGTGGCTAACCTCACTGAGCCCATCACTGATGGAGCACACGCGGGGCACCCCTAACAACCACAACCACCTTCCAGAACCTCATTGGGGGGGGCAGTCTCTGGTGTTCCCACTTCCCCTGGGGTATGAAGGAGCTCTGTCTTGCAGGAAGCAAGCCACAGCTGACCACCATGCCCTCACACTCAGGATCCACACCTCCCGGGAGTTCCTGGAGGACCCAGGAGCTGGCGGTGCCCCTGAGCTGCCACAAACAAGGACCTGACTCACAAAGCCCCAGGTGGGGGCTGCTTGGGGTCCTCTGCTTTCCTGCTTCAGCCACCTCCCGGCCCACCAGGGACCACCTGCCACAGCCTGCAAGCGACTCAGGGAGATCTcagaggggtggggggaaccaTTCATTCTACTTCCCTTTGGGGCTTAGGAACTCAACCCACGTATGAGCTTTACCGTTGCTTCGTTTGTAACATGAAGTGCAGATGGCAGGTAATATTTGAGAGCCTGAGCTATGTATCCAGGAGTGGGgtctacaaagagtcagaccataTTATCACCAGTGCGGGGGCTCTTGAGAACCCAGATTTAGCCCTACTTCCCACACAAGAACCCCggaaggaggggtgggagaggTTTCCAGGCCCCAAGACCCTGGGTCCACAGGGACCTATTCTCATTCTCAGCACAGGGCACTGTGGGCATAGAGGGCACACACTATTCAGTAGCGATTTCTGCCCTttgtaaattatttaagaaatctgCTTTGTCATTTTATTAGAAAGAAGCCAGCGTGTGACTTTCCTGGATAACACTGGTTTTTCGTAATAAAGACTCTTTCTGTAGCGGCATCTGCTTGTTGTCATCGCTATACCCCCACACCGCTCTGGGCAATAGGTCTGGGACCTGGCTTTGTTGCCATCACCCACCCCAACTCTGAGCCAGCCTGCCCTCAGATCAGGGGGAACACGAGCAATGGGAAAGGTCTCTCGGCTTAGTTCAGAGCAAAGTACGTTTTAAAGGCAAATAAGGTTTTTATTTAAGTGACAACATTTGAGAGTGAAAAACCAGCTCACATCAAAATCAAGACCAGTTGTAAAAATCGTTTTAACTTCATAGTGCTGTTTTTGTCTTGTTAGAAatctcatattttacattttcttttctaacgGATTTTGTACAAGGCAGCCATGAAAAATTGAATAAATCTTTTTCACCACAGAACCATCCACCACAAATAATACTGCGAGTTGCACACTTAGGAACAGTCAGACAGACAAGATCCGACGGGCTGCCATCACCAcgtaaacaaacagaaaaggacaGCGGGGTCCGAGGGCAGGAGTCCCCACCAGCCAGCCGCCCTACGGTCCCACCCCTCCTTGATGTCACCTGCCTCTCCTTCTGTGCATGAGGGTGGGGGACaaactcttgattttttttttttttcccaatcacCCTGTTGGTTTCTCAGCCAGGAGTCAAGGACCCAGGCCATGCCTCGCTGCTTGGACTGAACCCTACTTAGGATTTTTAAGAAAGTTCCCCCATGCCCGGGGtcgggggaaggggaggggacgTTTCCTTTGGCTGAGCCAAAAGAGAATAGGTTTCCAGAGCACTTGGCACCCCAACCCCCCGGGGATTCGGCAGGAAGGTTGGTCATTTAAGGCGGGGTCAAGTTGAGGCTCCGCAGGCAAGGCACCCCTCCCGGGCGGAGCTGCACCTGGGCTGGGTGGGTGAGTGTCCCCGCAAAACCGGCACCACCTCGGGACCCatttccacatgcctcggggtcCGGCTTCCATTGAAACACTGGCGCCATGTTTTATCTGCAGGGCACTTCCGGGGCGtggttctgggctccaaagtggTGAAAGTACAGTTTAAAAACCATGAGATCCAGCCTCCCCACTTTCCTAGAGCCCACCCCCAGTAATGTCTGGAACACTGGGGttcaaaattgtttattttctgtggCCCAGCACCCAGACTGGAGGGCCATTTACCCAAGTGCATGAAAGAGtccgacttttttttttttttcaatgtatctGTTGCGGAGCCTAAGAGAGAAGTTGAGATCTTTAGAAAAATGCCATGAGGCTGGAAGAGCAGGCCCTGGCTACATATGCACCCTGAACCCCCAACAGGGCGAAGGCAGGGGAAGGCAGCAGGCAGGCCATCTATCAGGATAGCCCCCCGGACTAGGAAGAACAAACATGCCACGCAAGAAACAAGGAGCTTTGGTCAGGCGGGAAGATCTGTTTCCCAGGCCCTGGGAGCAGGCACACCAGGAGCTGGAAGGACTCTCTAGGAAACAGCCAGATTGGGGGGTCACAGAACTACTCCGGGAGAGGCAGCAGCAACCCCTCCAGAGAACACAAGttggttctttgtttttctccaactCAACTGGATggacaaaaatcaaacaaaccacTAGCAGAGAAAGTGCGTATTGGTTACAGAGTTGCCATGAAAGCAGTACTGAAACGAGTCTGATCACTATACAGAACCCCACgtacacacatttacacacaccAACTGCAGCTCCCAAAACACTGTGTTCAGAATACCTCATTGTACACCTTCCATATCAAGCTGCAAGTCATCAGAGCCCCAAACCGGAGCTCTGGAAAGGAAAGGGTGCAGGCCCTCTGCTGGGGCTCACGTCCCAGCTCTGACCCCTACAACCACAGAACCGTGCTCCCCCACACTCCAAATTCTTCAGGGTCCCAGCCTCTCTTGCTCCCAGGCTGAGGTTCTCAGAAAAAAAGGGGTAGAGGTATTCTAGCTGGGGAAAAAGTATCTCACGCTAATTATTTCATCACTTGAGAGTAATACATCAGTGGCTTTTGCAAAAAGGAGATGGATTTCAGAGAAGCAGACTATGTCTGCCCGAGTTTAATTCAGGGTCTATTTtggaaaggaggggagagatTGGCTTTGGGGTGACTATGCCATAGGAGCTGGTGCCCAATGGAGAGCCAAGAAGGGTAAAATGTTAAAGGACGGATGGGCCCGTCATGAGCTGGGGGTGATCACTCTTCCCCGACAGACTTGCCAGCAGCTCTAGGTTTGGGTGCAGATGCAGCGCTGGaagtggagctggagaagacagtTCTCGTagagcaggggtgggggctgggagcccGGACCCCTCCAGCCCCAGAGGGGCGTCGAGTGTGCCAGGTGATTCACAACAGCAGGGCCAGTTGCCCCCACCAGCAGCCGCCACTGGGGAGGACCCTGGCCACATGGGAGCTGCGAGAGGTAGACAGCAGAAGCAACACCGAGCAAAACAGGTGCCTGCTGGGCATACAGACGTCTGGGCCCTAGGGCAGCCCAGCCCCCGACACAGAGCCCGGCTGAAAGAGCTGGACTAGCCTCAGCGACAGCCCGAGGGACTCGGAGGCGGCCCGGGAAGCACCCCACACAGCAGGTGTGGGTCTGGGCCAGGAAGCAGGAGAAGTGCAGGGGACCAATGCCCTGGCCAGGGGCTCAGCAGCAGGAAGGCCTGGGCAGAATTTGAGGGAACCCCAGGAGAGCCAAGCCCTGCCAACCTCAAGGGACGACCCAAGAGGAGGTTATAGGCATCAAACCAAGCTGAGTGGCCAGGGGATGGGCAGAGAACACAACAGTTTGAGCCAAAATTACATGAACCCCCGGAGCTCTGGGACCTCAGCTGTCTACCTTCCAGGAGCCAAGGGGAGAAATCACTCTGAGCCGAGCTGGAGAGGAGGAACCAGGCCAGGGCCTGCGGGGAGATGTCTCTGTTCCTGGGACGCCAGGTTTGGGCATCAGTGCAAAGCAACATCTCCACAGAGCAGGGACTCCCTTTCCCAGCAACCCCCACAGAGGGGCTTCCTTGGAAGTGGTGGGCCCCCAGAGCCCCTCTCTCAGTCTGCGGGGAGGGTATAGATCACTGGGCGCTCTGAAGGGCTCTTAGGCCTGAAAAGCCGCAGAGGGCAGAAGTGCAGGACAGGCTAGGAGTCAAAAACGCCCCACGATCTCAGCTGGGGAGACCCTCCAATTACAGAAGGAAGGCAGGGCCCAGCGAGGGCAAGCAACAGGCTCAAGGGTTCCCAGCCAGCCCAGCTAGGCCAGAGCCCAGGGCTGCAGCCTCACGGCGGAGGGCACCAGGGCAGGACTCCGGGAAGAGGCAGGACTGTCCTCCAGGGCCCTGGGAGAAAGGCAAGGATACAGAGGACAAGAAAGGGGGGACCATAGACAGCTGCAGGAGGACAGACCGTCAGCACCAGACCCCGCCCCCAACCGTCTGTGGACAGAGAGCTCAAACATAGGATGAACCTACTGGACATCCTCTCACTCCCAGAAAGTGGCCACTTGGCCACAGGCGAGCCAGGCCCAGGATGGTGACCTGGGACGTCTCCAGGGGGCGGGCACAAATGCCACTTgcgccccctcccctcaccccagcgGGCAACCAAGAAGCTGCACTTGCCAGTGGCTGCTGGTCCCTGATTGGGGGGCGCCTCCCTTTAGGGCCTGCCAACCATCACTGCCGAAGCCTCCGGAACTCAGAGAGATGGTCGACTTTGTCAAACACTCAGGCTCCAGGCAAGCCTGCCCCCGGGGGGTTACACAGACATCCACCCTGACTGGGGCTTGCATTGCAGGCGTAGGGGAGCAGCAGCGACTGCATTGAGACCCCTGGATCTCACCCCTTTGCCGCCCAGGGAGCCTCCCCGCCAAGGCCAGGCAGGGTCCCTCCCGCCTCGCTGGTTGGACACTTTGCTGGACAGACACGGGAGGGAAAAAGCAGGAAACAGCCTGTGTCTGCCGGGGACAAGGCAGCCCCTCCCGTCCCCGCAGGCAGCCCTGGTGGGCCCCCCACCACCTTGCTCTGCTGCACCGCGCGGCCCTCAGGGCACCGACTCGAACTTGGGGGGCCCGCGCGCCCAGCTGAGCGCGGGCAGGGGCCGCTCGTGGTCCTTGTCGGACTCGGGCTGGCTCTGGGCCCGCTCGGGCTTGGGGTTGGCGGGCGGGTCGGGCTGCTGAACCGACATGGTCCGGCGCAGGTGGTTGCGCTTCCGCAGGAACTCAGGCTGCGCGTGGAGGCCGAAGCTGCCCTTGCGTAGGATCATGCGCGAGCTGTTCTTTTTGGGGCGCGAGCGGTGGCCGGCCTCCAGCGCCGCCAAGTGCGCCGCGTAGCCCTCGCTCAGGAACTGCGGAGAGGACAGGCGTCAGGTCAGCGGGGGCAGGCGGGCCCTGGTCCggtctcctccctccacccccaccagccccaaCATCGCCCCTTCCCTGGAGCACCCAGCCTCTTCCCTACCCAGGTTGCTCATTACTCTTCGAGGCTCCCTGCCTGGCTTGGCACAACTGAGTGCTTCAGTCTGACCCACGGGTCACACCTGGGATTTCCTGGATTCCTGAAGCTCTCTCATCCTTGTCACTTTCACTAAGGTCCCCCAAAGGTAAGTCTCTCCCCGCCTCCAGCTTCTACCACAGGGAACTTCACTGATGTTTTCCTGGTCCCCACAGTGGCCCTCCTGGCCAATCCCTTCTGCTGGGCCTGCAGaaccttgctactcaaagtgtgggcCGTGGACCACCGGCATCAGCAGGACCTGGACCTTTGACAGGCAGACtgtcaggccccaccccaggcctagGAATCTGAATCTGCATTTAAACAAGCTCCCCAGGTCATCCGTGTGCAGGTTAGAGTTAAGAAGCCCTACTCTAATGGTCCCCACTCTGAGGTCCCACCATCTCTGCCCTTCTACCTGATGCTCACTCTCAAGCACCTCCATTCAACATGGTACAAAGAGATCATTATCACCTTCCCATCAATCGCCTGCTTCTCAATCCCAGTAATGGTACTACCTGCCTGGttgcccagggcttcccaggtggcgctagtggtaaagaacctgcctgccagtgcaggagatgtaagagacggggcttcaatccctgggtcgggaacatcccctggaggagggcatagcaacccactccagtattcttgcctggagaatcccgtgaacagaggagcctggcgggctacggtccatggggttgcaaagagtcggacacgactgaagcagcttagcacacacgcacctGGTTGCCCAGgtcacattttgatatttggcaaaactaatacaattatataaagtttaaaaataaaataaaattaaaaaaaaaaaaaaagaaagaaaccaagggCCAGCCTTGACATTCCGTTTCTCCCATCCTGAGAATCTGATCCCTTCGTTACCAAATCCAATCCATCCTGCTTTAGAAGTGCCTCTCAAACCGTAGGTCTTCATGCCCTGCTGCCACCCTGCCATTGCTCCCCTCCCCTCTCGCCTTCCTCTGATGCTCCCTCCAACCACAGCCCGAGGATCTCTCTGAATCATGAATCACAGCCATCCAGTCCCAACTTTGGCAAGACACATAGGCCGTCCGCCATGCACCGTGCCAAGCTCTGCTCCGGCTCCCTCCCGCATCACCCTCAGCCAAGCTGAGTCACTTGCAGTCAGTTCCCAGAATATACACTTGCTCTGCCACCTCCTGACCCTTCCTTTTGCTGCTGCCTCTGTCATCAAGGCTCATCCAAGCTCAGGCCCTTCAGGGACAACCCCTTCTGACTTTCAAAAAATCAACCTTGTCCCTGAGTCAGATTTAGCCGCTCCTCTTTAGGGCCCACAATTCTCTGTCTCCCCTGCCATTCTTTATGGCTATTGCCACACTGCACTGTCGTTGTTGGCTAGTTTTTCCACCTCCCCGTCTAGACTAGATGACGTGACATCCGAGTCCACCTACACCCTGCACAGGTAACCAgttgtgtttgttgaatgaatgaatgagcaagtgAAAGAACGAACAGAtgactgaatgaacaaacaaTGGAATAAACCACCTTCTCCCTGTCTCTGCTTCTACCGGccccacacccccacctccacccacctGGCACTGGGTTTGGTACTTCTTGGTGGGCCGGCCCACAATGAAGATCTGGGAGGGCGGCAGGCCCAGCACGCTGTAGACGGAGATGTCCTTCGTGGAGCCGTAGGCTGCGCTGATTTTGATGAAACACTGAAACACAGGGCAGCTGATGGGGGCGGGGGCAGTGCATCCGCCACGAAGGATTCCTAGATGTCCCCCCAGGGATCACTGGTGGGGAGCCCTTTTTCTTCACACAGACAGACTCCAAGTCACTGGTCCACCTTGCATCAGGGGCCACCCCCTGCAGTGGCCTCCCCTTCCTAAACCTCACTGTTCTCATCCATCAGTGGAGATGGAGGAGATACACACCTCGCTGGGCAGTAAAAGGACCGATGAGATGCACGTGAATGTGCTTTGCCAACTGGGCATCCGCTTGGACAGTCGGAGCATGTGGGGTAAAGGAGGGGCTCCCCCCAGgttgagggaggaggaggggccgaGGAGGAGAGTGGCCGAGGACTCACCCCTCCCCAGCCGAAGTCCCTCCCCCGCCGGACGCTCACCTCCTGCATCAGGTTGCGCAGGAAGATGGCCTTCTGCCGCAGCGGGTCGTGTACCAGCCCGTCGGAGAAGAAGATCATGCCCTGGGGGAAGTTGTGCTGGGACAGCCATGACACCACCCGCTGCTTCTGCATGTCCGGCCGCCCCGTGATGTAGAGGATCATGTAGCCCAGGTCCTGCCAGTGCCTAGGGAGAGGATATTTCAGGG
This portion of the Bubalus bubalis isolate 160015118507 breed Murrah chromosome 3, NDDB_SH_1, whole genome shotgun sequence genome encodes:
- the PIMREG gene encoding protein PIMREG — translated: MASRWPAVGASLRRRSLQNQEQLEESEALQPVAGHPDTSSGALGSLCRQFQRRLPLRTVSLNLGVGPSWKRLETPEPGQQGLQAAARSAKSTLGAMSQRIQESCQSGTKWLVETQVKARRRKRGAQKGSSPPACSLSQRSTRLSVAAPAHSTLDPWEKEYHRLSVQMSSRAHPWRRSRREAAFRSPYSSAEPLCSPSESDSDLEPVGAGIRHLQKVSQELEEAIVAEDSGDMTVSLIRD